The sequence GGCCCGGTCCCGGTGCAGATCGAGCTGGCCGTGACGCCGGCGGAACGGGCGAAGGGGCTGATGTACCGTACCGAGCTGGCGGCCGGTTCCGGCATGCTGTTCGATTTCGGCGTCGAGCAGCCGGTCTATATGTGGATGAAGAACACCTACATCTCGCTCGACATGGTGTTCATCCGCGCGGATGGCCGGGTGGCGAGCATCGCCACCGACACGGTGCCGCTGTCGACGGCGACGATCTCGTCGGGTGTGCCGGTCAAGGCGGTGCTGGAGCTGCCGGCGGGCACCGCAAAGGCGCTCGGCATCGCGGTCGGCGACCGGGTCGAGCACCGGCTGTTCGGCGTCCGCTAGCCGTCGCGGCGCCCGGCGCTCAGTAGAAGGGCGGGCCCCAGGGGCCGAGGTCGAACGAGGCCTGCTCGTTCATCATGGCCGTCATCTCCTGCTCCTTTACCAGCTTCTGCTGGAAGACCATCTGCTGGTAGGCGGAGAAGGCATCCTGGTTGCCGACATACAGGCACCCGCACACGGTCGGGTCGGCATAGATGAACACCGGCTGGCCGTTCTGGCTCTTCACCGTGAATTCGTTGGGCGGCAGGCTCTTGAGCGAGGCGATTCGCGCCGGGCTGTCGGCCATCCGCATCTTGAAGCCGGCGGCGGAGAGCATGTTGCCCTTATCCGGCGGCGGGTTCTGCGTGGTGGCGCAGGCGGAGGCGGCGATGCTGACGACAACCAGCGCGGCGATGGCGGAGGGCTTCACTCCCGATACTCCTGCGGCACGGACCCGAATGTGCGGAAGGTAACAGGCGATCCCCGGGTGTCGAGTCCGTCGCCTTCCGCCGAACTTTGGGGCCGGGCGTCGCCACGAGCCTTGCCATGCGCGGGCGCTCTGTGCCATTCCAGAGCGCCCACAGCCGACAGGCTCGGGCAAGCCGTGCATTCGCAACGGTTTCGATGGATCGGGGCATAGCGCAGCCCGGTAGCGCGGAAGTTTTGGGAACTTCAGGTCGCAGGTTCGAATCCTGCTGCCCCGACCATTCGGACGTGCGAGGCTGGGGAGCCAGGGTTAAGGGAGCGAAGGACATGGTGGCACGCATCTACAAGCCGACCCGCAACGCGATGCAGTCCGGCTCCGCGAAGACCAAGCTCTGGGTGCTCGACTATGAGCCCGAGCAGCCGCGCCAGGTCGAGCCGCTGATGGGCTATACCAGCTCCGGCGACATGAACAGCCAGCTGCGCCTGCGCTTCGACAGCAAGGAAGAGGCGGTCGCCTATGCCGAGCGGCACGGCATCGCCTATCAGGTGCAGGAGCCCAAGGAACCGTCGCGGCGCAAGATCGCCTATGCCGACAATTTCAGCTTCCGCCGCATCGGCCAGTGGACCCACTGACCGCGCCGGCGGTGCCGACCGGGCACGGACCGCGTAGCTCAGCTGGATAGAGCAGCCGCCTTCTAAGCGGCAGGTCGCTGGTTCGAGCCCAGCCGCGGTCGCCAGTTTCCTCCCCTCTGATTTCCCGATCTGCGCCACTCGGGCGCGCGGTTGTATTTGATCGCCAGCGCGACCCTGTCGTGCAATCATGCCGTTCTCATTGGGGGATGGGGCATGCTTTGGCGATCCGGCGTGGTGCTTCTGGCTCTGGTGCTGGCAGGGTGCGCCGACCATCGGATGGCCACTCCGCAACCCATTGCGGCGCGGGACATCGCCGATGTTCTGGTCGAGATCAAGCGCCAGCTCCAAGTCTATGCGATTCGCGTCGCGACGCTGGCGCCCGGCCGGCTGAGCAGCGAGACCGACCCTTCGGCGCCACCGCGCGCCTTCAATTGCGGCAATGGCGACATTCGCTTCGATGTCAGAAAGATCCGGCTTGCGCTGCTGACCAAGACATCGGCGTCCGCCAAGCTGTCGGCGGCGGGAACGCTCGGTGTCTCGCCCGTCTCGGTGGGCGTGGGAGCCGGCTACGGCGCCGAAGGCTCGCAGGAACTTGTGGTGTTTCTCTTCCCGCAGAAGACCAAGCCGCGCCTGTCGGAGGTCGACACGGCGGCGGCTGCGCCCATCGCCGCGCAACTGCTCGCGCTGCGTGACGCGATGATCGTCGCGGCGCAGGCGCCGGGCCCGTGCTGGCACACGAACACCCCCCAGCGGCCGGCGTCGGAGGCGGGAACTTACAAGCTCGGGCTTCAGGTCACCGTCTCGGTCGACGGAAAGATCGGCGTTACGCTCGCGCCAGTCACTCTGGGTGCCAGCGGCGAGGTCAAGAGTACCACCGGCAACGAGATGACCGTGACCTTCGAGCAGCCCGTGTCCGGCCCGGGCGATTCGGAAAGCTCCTACATCGTCCGCTAAGGCGCCCAGCCCTGCGCGGCACGCATAGCGACATGCCAGGGTCACGAAAGTCGAATCGCGACGCCGGCACGTCCGCGTTATCGGAGCCGGCCTTCCTCCGTTTCGGGTCTCGCCATGCATCGTGAACGTATCCGCCAGCCCTCGCTGTGGGAGAAGATCGTCAGCGCGGAGGAGGCGGCCGCTTATATTCGCGACGGCATGACGGTCGGCATGAGCGGCTTCACCCGGGCCGGCGAGGCCAAAGCGGTGCCGATGGCGCTGGCCGCGCGGGCGAAGACCGAGCCGCTGAAGATCACCCTCATTACCGGCGCCTCGCTCGGCAACGACCTCGACAAGCAGCTCGCCGAGGCCCACGTGCTCTCGCGGCGCATCCCGTTCCAGTCCGACCCGGCGCTGCGCAAGGCGATCAATGCCGGCGAGGTGATGTTCGTCGACCAGCATTTGTCGGAGACGGTGGAGCTTCTGCGCACGCGCCAGCTCGGGCCGATCGACGTCGCGGTGATCGAGGCGGTGGCGATCACCGAGCAGGGCGGCATCATCCCGACCACCTCGGTCGGCAATTCGGCCAGCTTCGCCATCCTCGCCGACAAGGTGATCGTCGAGATCAACCTTTCGCAGCCGACGCTGCTGGAAGGTCTGCACGACATCTACATCCCGACGCGCCGGCCGGTGCGCCACCCCATTCCCATCGTGGCGCCGGAGAACCGCGTCGGCCTGCCCTTCATCCCGATCGACCCGGAGAAGATCGCCGCCATCGTCGTCACCTCCAAGCTGGACTCGTCCTCCACCGTGCTGCCGCCGGACGCCGAGACGCGGGCCATTGCCGGGCATCTGACCGAGCTGTTCCGCCACGAGGTGGCGATGGGGCGCCTGACCAACACGCTGCAGCCGTTGCAGGCGGGCATCGGCACCATCGCCAATGCGGTGATGCACGGGCTGATCGACAGCCCGTTCCACAACCTCACCATGTATTCCGAGGTGCTTCAGGACTCCACCTTCGACCTGTTCGACGCCGACAAGCTCGACTTCGCCTCCGGCTCCTCGATCACCCTGTCGAAGGCCAAGTACGAGGCGGTGCTGCCGGAGCTGGCGCGCTACAAGCCGAAGCTGGTGCTGCGCCCGCAGGAGATCAGCAACCACCCGGAAGTGATCCGCCGGCTCGGCGTCATCGCCATCAACACGGCGCTGGAGTTCGACATCTACGGCAACATCAACTCCACCCATGTCGGCGGCACCCATATGATGAACGGCATTGGCGGCTCCGGGGACTTTGCCCGCAATGCCTATCTCTCCGTCTTCGTCACTAAGTCGACCGCCAAGAACGGCGCCATTTCGAGCCTGGTGCCGATGGTCGGCCATGTCGACCACACCGAGCACGACGTCGATATCGTCGTCACCGAGCAGGGGCTGGCGGACCTGCGCAATCTCGCCCCGCGCGAGAGGGCGCCGCTCATCATCGCCAATTGCGCCCACCCGTCCTACCGCGAAGCGCTGGCCGATTATCACCGGCGCGCGCTCGCCCGGGGCGGGCACACCCCGCATCTCATCGAGGAGGCGCTGTCCTGGCACGCGGCGCTGCGCGAGCGCGGGACCATGCTTCCGGGTTAGGCCGGGTTTCCTTGCGGGCGCAAAAGGCACTAAGCCTCGGGCGAGCCCAGCGTCCCGAGTCGCCAGCGCCCCCGAGCCGCCCATGCCCCGACGTCTTCGCCTCTATCTCGCCGGACCCGAGGTGTTCCGTCCCGACGCCGCCGCCGAGGGCGCGCGACTGCGCGCGCTGTGCGAGGAGGCGGGCGCGGAGGGCCTGTTCCCGCTTCACGCGGAGGGCGTCGACATAAGGCAGGCCTGCATCGACATGATCGACGACGCCGACGCCCTCGTCGCCAACATCACGCCGTTTCGCGGCGCGCATATGGACCCCGGCACGGCGTTCGAGATCGGCTATGCCGAGGCGCGCGGCAAGCCGGTGTTCCTGTGGTCGGACGACATGCGCACGCTAATCCAGCGCGTCCCTCCGGTGGCCGAGGGGCGCGATGCCGATGGGCACCTCGTCGAGGACTGGGGCAAGCCGGAGAACCTGATGATCGTGCCGGACGGGCGAACCGTGTGGCCGACAGCGCAGGAGGCGATCGCCGAGGCGACCGGCATGCTCGGCTTCTCGGTCAAGAATCGCGAGCTAAAGCGCCTGACGCGATTCCTCGTCACACTCGCCTTCCTGGCCAGCCTCGGCGTCGCGCTCGCTGCCGGCGCCATCGTCAACCGGATTGTCGGCTGGTAGCGCCGATACCCTGGTACCGAAGCAAGCGCGGAACAAAATCCGCCGTGCGCCGTTGTATCCGCAGTCGAGCCGGAGTTGCTCTACCGGCCGTTGTCCTGACTGCGAGATGGAGACATCATCATGCGCACGCTCATTCTTGCCACCGCTGCTGCGGGTATTCTCGGTGCGACCGCCGGCGTGGCCAACGCGACCCCGGAATATCGCGGCCCCTATTATGGACCGGGTGTCTATGAAGGCCGCAACGTCTATGTCGAGCCGCGCGGCCCGGTGGTCTATTCCGACGGCTATGTCCGGACGGTGCGCCCCATGGGCCCCGCCTATGGCTACGAGCCGACCTATGGCGACTCGTGGTACCAGCCCGGCGATCAGGCGATCATCAACCAGGAGCGCGCCAACGACCGCAGCAGCCGCTGACGTCATTGGAACCAGCGCTTTGAGGGCGGGCCATCGGCCCGCCCTTTTCGTCTGTCATCACGCGAACCCGGACCGCCGCGCTTGACGCCCGGCGCCGGGGGTCTCTTGAATGGGCGCTTCCGGCGACGCATCTGCGCCGGGAGCGGCGCCGCGCGGCGCCCCCATTTCGGAGACCGACATGACCAAGCACAGCGGCATTCCCACCGATACGCTTTCCCACGAGGAGCGGCTGGACCGGCTTGGGCAGGTGGCCGTGCATGTCGGCCTCGGCCTGCGTCCCGGGCAGGAACTGGTGATGACCGCCTCGATCGACGCGCTGCCGCTGGTGCGGCGGATCACCGAGCATGCCTACAAGGCCGGGGCGAGCCTCGTCACCACCCTGTTCAGCGACGAGGAGGCGACGCTGGCGCGTTTCCGCCACGCGCCCGACGACAGCTTCGATTCGGCCAGCGCCTGGCTCTATGAGGGCATGGCCCACGCCTTCAAGGCCGGCGCCGCGCGCCTCGCCATCTCGGGCGAGAATCCCTCGCTGCTGGCCAATGAGGATCCCGAAAAGGTCTCGCGCGCCAACCGCGCCCGCTCGAAGGCCTATATGCCGGCGCTTTCGCTGATCGCCGGCTTCGACATCAACTGGACCATCGTGTCCCATGCCTCGCCGTCCTGGGCCAAGGCCATGTTCCCGGACGATCCGGAGGACATCGCGGTCGCCAAGCTCTGGCATGCCATCTTCGCTGCCTCGCGCGTGGACACGCCCGATCCGGTCGCGGCGTGGGACGCCCACAATGCCGAGCTGCACGCCAGCACGGCGCGTCTCAACGGCAAGCGCTATTCGGCGCTGCGTTTCCGTGGCCCGGGCACCGACCTGACCGTGGGTCTGGCGGACGAGCACGAATGGGCGGGTGGCGCTTCCATCGCCAAGAACGGCATCGTCTGCAACGCCAACATCCCCACCGAGGAAGTCTTCACCACGCCGCACAAGGACCGCGTGGACGGCTATGTCGCCAGCACCAAGCCGCTCTCCTATCAGGGCACCTTGATCCAGGACATCGCGGTCAGGTTCGAGGGCGGTCGCATCGTCGAGGCCACGGCCCGCACCGGCGCCGATGTGCTGGGCAAGGTGCTGGAGACCGACGAGGGCGCGCGCCGGCTCGGCGAGGTGGCGCTGGTGCCGCACTCCTCGCCGATCTCCAAGAGCGGCCTGCTGTTCTACAACACGCTCTATGACGAGAACGCCGCCAGCCATATCGCGCTCGGCCAGTCCTATTCCAAATGCTTCATCAACGGCGCCACGCTGACGCCGGACGAACTGGCCGCGCGCGGCGCCAATTCAAGCCTGATCCATATCGACTGGATGATCGGCTCGGGTGAGGTGGACGTCGACGGCATCACCGCCTCGGGCGAGGCGGAGCCGGTGATGCGCAAGGGCGAATGGGCCTGATGGCCATCGGGCGGGAACGGGCGGCTTCCTGATGCCGCCGATCTATGATGAAGTCCCCCCGCCTCGCGGCCGGTCGAATCCGGCTTCAGGACGGGAGACGGGATTGATGTGTCGTTGGCGTGCCTGGTGGAAAGGTCTGCCGGCCCTTGCCGCGCTGGTCGGCCTCGCCGTGGTCTTCGCGCGCGGGCCCGTCGAGGAGCACCTCACCACCCGGGCCGAATCCCTGCTGTCGGAGATCGGCGAATCCTGGGCGCATGCCCGCTTCGAGGGCCGCAGCGCGGTGCTCGAGGGCGAGGCGCTCTCCGAGGAAGCGCGCATCAAGGTCCGCAACGAACTCGGCCAGCTCTTCGGCGTGCGGCTGGTCGACGACCGCACGACGCTGCTGCCCGAGCGCCGGCCCTTCACCTTCTCGGCGATACGTGACGGCAGCAAGTTGCATCTGGAGGGCTACGTGCCCTCCGCCTATGCACGCCGCCGCATCGCCGCCGCCGCGCAGGAGATGGCACCCGGTGTCGTGGTGACGGGCGAAAAGGAGCTGGTCCGGGCGCGCGGCGTGCCCGCCGGCGACTTCATCGGCGTGGTGGCCTTCGGCATCCAGCAACTGGCGAAGATGCCGGCGGGTCGCGTCACCATCTCGGACGATTCTTTCTCCATCGAGGGCCGCGCGCCCGATTTCGCCACCTATGACGCGCTGGAAGTGACGGTGCGCAGCGAACTGCCGGGCGACTTCAAGCTGGCCCGCTTCGCAGTCCTGCCGCCGGCCGTCTCGCCCTTCATCTGGTCGGCGACGCGCGAGCCGGACGGCGTGACGCTGTCGGGCTATATCCCGCTCGGCGATGCGCGCCGCTCGCTGCTCGACATGGTGCGCGCGGCGGTGCCGGGCGCCGCCATTTCCGACCGGCTGCGGCTGGCGGATGGCGCGCCGCCGACGGATGGCTGGCTCAAGGCGGTGTCCTTCGCGCTGAACCAGCTCGGGCGGCTGCCGAACGGCAAGGTCACGCTGTCGGGCACGACGATTGCCATCGAGGGCACGGCGCCGGACTTCGCCGCCTATGATTCGCTGGCAGGCGCGCGGCGCACGGTGCCCGAGGGCTACACGCTCACCCGCTTCGCGGTCGAGCCGCCGGCGGCAAATCCCTTCGTCTGGGGCGTGCAGCGCAACGCCGGAGGGCTGCGGCTCACCGGCTTCGCACCTTCGGAAGAGGCCAAGCGCCTGATCCTCGATGCCGTGCGCGGCGACTTTCCCGGCGTGCCGGTGAGCGACGAGATGCGGATCGCCTCGGGCGGACCCGGTGCCGAGGGATGGGTCGCGGCCACCAGCTTCGGCGTCGACCAGCTCTCGAAGCTGCTGGCCGGCGCGGTGCGCGGCAACGGCTCCACCCTGTCGATCTCCGGCGAGGCGCAGGACTCGGCGGCCTTCACCACCGTTCTGGCGGCTATCGACCAGTCGCCGCCGAAAGGCTTCATGCTGCGGGCCGATGTCCGCCCGCCGGTCGTCTCGCCCTATGTGTTCAGCCTGCGAAAGGATGTCGACGGGCTGACCGTTTCCGGCTTCTTCCCGTCGCCGACCGAGCATGAGCGGCTGATCGCCGCCGCGAAGACGCAGTTCCTCGGGGCGCCGGTCAACGACGTGTCGGCCGTGGCGCAGGGCGCCCCGCAGGGCTTCACCGCCGCTGCCATGGCGGCCATGCGCCAGCTCTCGCGGCTGGAGGCCGGCGAGGCCCGCTTCGACGACGCGAAGCTGAAGCTGACGGGTACCGCCCTCTATCCCGCCGCCATCGCCTCCATACGTTCCACGCTGGCCGAGGCGCTGCCCGAGGGCATTACCCTCGATATCGGTCTCGACGTCGCCCCGCCGCGTCCCCCACTCGACCGCGCTGCCTGCCAGAAGGTGATCGACGATCTGCTCGCCAAGGGCGCCATCGTCTTCGCCGGGGAGGGGGCCGCGATCGATCCGGCGAGCTTCGGCGTTCTCGACCAGGTGGCGGCCGTCGCGGCAAGCTGCCCCGACGCTTCCATCGACATCCGGGTGCGCCAGCCGGAGGCCGGCAACGCCGTGTCGACCGCGCGGGCGCAGGCGCTGACGCAGTATCTCGCCGCCGCCGGCATCGCGCCCGACCGTCTTCTCACCGGCGCCTCCGCTGACGTCGCGGCGCAGGGCCCGAGCACTGGCGGCGCCGACGCGGCCGGCATCCAGTTGATCGTGAGGTGACGGCGATGTGGTTCCTGGCCCTCGAACTGTGGCCCTATCTTCTTGCCGCGCTCGGCATCGGGCTGGTCACCGGCTGGCTGAGCGGCTGCGGTCCGTCACGTCGCGCCGCCGACGCGTCTGGCGAGAACGGCGAGGCCACGTCATGACGCCCTTCGCCCTTGAGGTCGCGCTTCTGCTGCTGGCGGCCTATGTCGTCGGCTGTGTCGGCGGTTGCTGGTTGCGGCGGCTCTGCACGCGCCGCCGGGCGGGTTGACGCAGCCTCACGCGGGCTCCGCCTGTCGCCGGTCAGACGCGGTGCGGCGTGGTCAGAGGCGCGAGCCGCGCAGATCCGCCTCGATTTGCAACGTGTCGCGCGAGCCGAAGCGGGACTTGTAGACCTGCGTGTTCTCCATCACGCGCTGCACATAGTTGCGCGTCTCGGAGAAGGGGATGCGCTCGACCCAGTCGATGGGATCGACCGAGGGGTCGCGCGGGTCGCCATACTGGGCGATCCACTTCGCCACATTGCCCCGGCCGGCATTGTAGCCGGCGAAGGTCAGGACATAGTTGTTCTGGTAGTTGTCGAGCAGGCTGCGCAGCTCGGCGGCGCCGAACTGCACGTTGACCGCCGGTTCGGCGAGGCGCCGGGGATCCAGCGTCACGCCGGTGCGCTTGGCGATGGTGCGGCCGGTCGCCGGCATCACCTGCATGAGCCCGGTGGCGCCGGCGCGCGAGATCGCCGAGGGATTGAACATGCTCTCCTGCCGGGCGATGGCGTAGACGAGCGCGCGGTCGACATCCTCGGTGATCGGCCGATAGCTCGGCATGCCGATGGTCGGGTAGGCCTCGGCCTCGAGCGGAATGCCGCGGTTCAGCGCGACCTTGCCGATGGTGGTCATGGTGCGCGCGTCGCCCTGCGACTTGGCGAGTTCGGCCAGCAGGCCAAGCTGCGCGGCGTCGGGCAGGCGCTCGGCGAGGTCGTAGGCGAGCGCGATCGACAGGGTCGACTTGTCGAGCCGTTCCAGCACCTTGAAGATCATCACGCCCTCGTCGCGGGCGAAGGTGGCGCGCTGGCTGGCACTGGCGGCCGGCGCCGTCTTGATCTTCACGCGGTCGATGCCGAGCCGGGCGCTGGCAAGCTGGCCGTAATAGGCGGTGCCGTACTCGGCCGCCGCCTGATACTGGGTGCGGGCATTGCCGGTGGAGCCGAGCGCCTCATAGGCGCGCCCCTGCCAGTAATAGCCGCGCGAGACGGTGGCCGGGTGGGTCTGGTTCTCCGGCACCTTGGCGAAGTGCTGGAGGGCGGTCTTCGGATCGTTGAGGAAGCGCAGCGCGATCCAGCCCGAGGTGAACTGCTGCTCGGCGCGCATGTGCTCGTCGTCGGGCGTCGCCGCCTCGCGCGCCACCTTGTAGGCGGTGCGGCTGTCACCCTTGTCGAGCAGGCCGCGCGCCACCAGCCGGCGCTCGATCCACCATTCGTCGGGATCGACCAGCAAGCCGGCATCCCTCGGCGCGCGGGCGAGGGTGGCCGCCGCCGCCGCGTGGTCGCCATTGCGGCGCTGCATCTTGGCGAGCGTGTAGATATAGGCCGGGTCCGACTTCATCGAGGCCGGCACGGCCGCCAGCAGCTTGCCGACATCGCCCTTGCCCGAGGACATGGCGATGCGGGCGCGGGCGAGGGCGGCGACATCGTCGCCGGCCCGCTGCGCGGCCCGCAGGCCACGGTCGGCGTCCTCGGCATAGAGCAGCTTGTCGGCCCGGTATTTGTGGTCCGTGCGGGTCAGCAGGCCGCCGAACTCGACCATCACGGTCGATTCCGCCTCCGAGGAGAGCGGGTCCTCCTGCCAGGCGTTGCGCAGCCAGGCGGCGCCGGCCTTTTGGTCGCCGGCGGCGAACAGGGCCCGGGCAAGGGCGACCTTGCCCTCGCCGGAGAGCGGCGCCTGTTCGGCGAAGAAATCGAGAATCGTCTGGGGATCGCGGTTCTCGGCATAGAGAAGGAATTCGAGCCGGCGCCGCAGCACGGTCGGGGTCGGCAAGGTCGGGTGCGCGCGCAGGATCGCCACGGCGCGGTCATAGCCGACATCCCGCGCGGTGACGCGCAGGGCGAGCCAGCGCACCAGCGCCTGCGAGCCGGGGTCGCGCATCGCGTCGGCCATGGCGAGCGCCTGCGCGCTGTTGCCGGCCTCGATGAGCTTCACCGCCTGCTGCAGATCGCTCATGGCGCCGGACAGGACGGGCGCGGGAAGCGTCGCCGCCGCCGCTCCCGCAGCGGCCGCCGTCGCCTTGGCGGGCTTGCCCTTGGCCGGCTTTTCCTTGGTGGCGCTCTTGGTCGACGGCTTGGCAGACGGCTTGGCCGGAGGCTTCGGCGCCGTAGCGGACTTCTTGGCCGGCTTAGGGGGCGGCG comes from Ancylobacter sp. TS-1 and encodes:
- a CDS encoding OmpA family protein, which produces MCRWRAWWKGLPALAALVGLAVVFARGPVEEHLTTRAESLLSEIGESWAHARFEGRSAVLEGEALSEEARIKVRNELGQLFGVRLVDDRTTLLPERRPFTFSAIRDGSKLHLEGYVPSAYARRRIAAAAQEMAPGVVVTGEKELVRARGVPAGDFIGVVAFGIQQLAKMPAGRVTISDDSFSIEGRAPDFATYDALEVTVRSELPGDFKLARFAVLPPAVSPFIWSATREPDGVTLSGYIPLGDARRSLLDMVRAAVPGAAISDRLRLADGAPPTDGWLKAVSFALNQLGRLPNGKVTLSGTTIAIEGTAPDFAAYDSLAGARRTVPEGYTLTRFAVEPPAANPFVWGVQRNAGGLRLTGFAPSEEAKRLILDAVRGDFPGVPVSDEMRIASGGPGAEGWVAATSFGVDQLSKLLAGAVRGNGSTLSISGEAQDSAAFTTVLAAIDQSPPKGFMLRADVRPPVVSPYVFSLRKDVDGLTVSGFFPSPTEHERLIAAAKTQFLGAPVNDVSAVAQGAPQGFTAAAMAAMRQLSRLEAGEARFDDAKLKLTGTALYPAAIASIRSTLAEALPEGITLDIGLDVAPPRPPLDRAACQKVIDDLLAKGAIVFAGEGAAIDPASFGVLDQVAAVAASCPDASIDIRVRQPEAGNAVSTARAQALTQYLAAAGIAPDRLLTGASADVAAQGPSTGGADAAGIQLIVR
- a CDS encoding nucleoside 2-deoxyribosyltransferase, whose product is MPRRLRLYLAGPEVFRPDAAAEGARLRALCEEAGAEGLFPLHAEGVDIRQACIDMIDDADALVANITPFRGAHMDPGTAFEIGYAEARGKPVFLWSDDMRTLIQRVPPVAEGRDADGHLVEDWGKPENLMIVPDGRTVWPTAQEAIAEATGMLGFSVKNRELKRLTRFLVTLAFLASLGVALAAGAIVNRIVGW
- a CDS encoding ETC complex I subunit: MVARIYKPTRNAMQSGSAKTKLWVLDYEPEQPRQVEPLMGYTSSGDMNSQLRLRFDSKEEAVAYAERHGIAYQVQEPKEPSRRKIAYADNFSFRRIGQWTH
- a CDS encoding lytic transglycosylase domain-containing protein: MGESVNEFRVDRPSLAVAGRRTARPAAFLQVTAALLLGSAAIVSPGLIARAEAATPTPTPPPKPAKKSATAPKPPAKPSAKPSTKSATKEKPAKGKPAKATAAAAGAAAATLPAPVLSGAMSDLQQAVKLIEAGNSAQALAMADAMRDPGSQALVRWLALRVTARDVGYDRAVAILRAHPTLPTPTVLRRRLEFLLYAENRDPQTILDFFAEQAPLSGEGKVALARALFAAGDQKAGAAWLRNAWQEDPLSSEAESTVMVEFGGLLTRTDHKYRADKLLYAEDADRGLRAAQRAGDDVAALARARIAMSSGKGDVGKLLAAVPASMKSDPAYIYTLAKMQRRNGDHAAAAATLARAPRDAGLLVDPDEWWIERRLVARGLLDKGDSRTAYKVAREAATPDDEHMRAEQQFTSGWIALRFLNDPKTALQHFAKVPENQTHPATVSRGYYWQGRAYEALGSTGNARTQYQAAAEYGTAYYGQLASARLGIDRVKIKTAPAASASQRATFARDEGVMIFKVLERLDKSTLSIALAYDLAERLPDAAQLGLLAELAKSQGDARTMTTIGKVALNRGIPLEAEAYPTIGMPSYRPITEDVDRALVYAIARQESMFNPSAISRAGATGLMQVMPATGRTIAKRTGVTLDPRRLAEPAVNVQFGAAELRSLLDNYQNNYVLTFAGYNAGRGNVAKWIAQYGDPRDPSVDPIDWVERIPFSETRNYVQRVMENTQVYKSRFGSRDTLQIEADLRGSRL
- a CDS encoding acetyl-CoA hydrolase/transferase family protein, with product MHRERIRQPSLWEKIVSAEEAAAYIRDGMTVGMSGFTRAGEAKAVPMALAARAKTEPLKITLITGASLGNDLDKQLAEAHVLSRRIPFQSDPALRKAINAGEVMFVDQHLSETVELLRTRQLGPIDVAVIEAVAITEQGGIIPTTSVGNSASFAILADKVIVEINLSQPTLLEGLHDIYIPTRRPVRHPIPIVAPENRVGLPFIPIDPEKIAAIVVTSKLDSSSTVLPPDAETRAIAGHLTELFRHEVAMGRLTNTLQPLQAGIGTIANAVMHGLIDSPFHNLTMYSEVLQDSTFDLFDADKLDFASGSSITLSKAKYEAVLPELARYKPKLVLRPQEISNHPEVIRRLGVIAINTALEFDIYGNINSTHVGGTHMMNGIGGSGDFARNAYLSVFVTKSTAKNGAISSLVPMVGHVDHTEHDVDIVVTEQGLADLRNLAPRERAPLIIANCAHPSYREALADYHRRALARGGHTPHLIEEALSWHAALRERGTMLPG
- a CDS encoding aminopeptidase produces the protein MTKHSGIPTDTLSHEERLDRLGQVAVHVGLGLRPGQELVMTASIDALPLVRRITEHAYKAGASLVTTLFSDEEATLARFRHAPDDSFDSASAWLYEGMAHAFKAGAARLAISGENPSLLANEDPEKVSRANRARSKAYMPALSLIAGFDINWTIVSHASPSWAKAMFPDDPEDIAVAKLWHAIFAASRVDTPDPVAAWDAHNAELHASTARLNGKRYSALRFRGPGTDLTVGLADEHEWAGGASIAKNGIVCNANIPTEEVFTTPHKDRVDGYVASTKPLSYQGTLIQDIAVRFEGGRIVEATARTGADVLGKVLETDEGARRLGEVALVPHSSPISKSGLLFYNTLYDENAASHIALGQSYSKCFINGATLTPDELAARGANSSLIHIDWMIGSGEVDVDGITASGEAEPVMRKGEWA
- a CDS encoding DUF192 domain-containing protein, which produces MILVSTAPRPGARTVRLIAGILLFVLLAAVSAQAASFEKLTILTRSGPVPVQIELAVTPAERAKGLMYRTELAAGSGMLFDFGVEQPVYMWMKNTYISLDMVFIRADGRVASIATDTVPLSTATISSGVPVKAVLELPAGTAKALGIAVGDRVEHRLFGVR